Sequence from the Actinocatenispora sera genome:
GCGGGATGGCGCTGCCCGCGTGGCAGGGCGATGTCGGTGCCGAACGGGATCTGGTCGGTCAGGTCGTGGTGCGCCAGTGCACTGGTCAGGCACAGGGTGGCCGCGTTGCGCAGTGCGGTAGCGGCCGCCAGCGCCGCAAAGGCGGGGTCGATTGTCCCGGTGCGCACGTACACGGAGCGCCCGAGCCGTTCGATCCGGCCGGCGGTGAGTAACGCGTAGACCTGGTCCTTACGGAGACCTGCTGCACGTGCATCGTCGAGGGTGAATGCGGGCGCTAGGGTCGAAACGGACACGACTTCACCTCCTAGCTGTCTACAGATCTACGTTATCTGTATACGGCTAGGAGTCAAGTCATCTGGGCGGGTAGCCGCGGTGGTCGAGCTGTCTGGGTTGCGTCGCGCTGAGCCTGTGCGCGCGTGCCGAGGTCTCACTCGTCGGATGGGCAGGTGAGTTCTGCTCGTTTCGCCGATGGCTCTGCCGAGTCGGTGGGCGATGGGTCGAGCTTCCCGGCGCGACCGGCGGCGAGGACGGCGCGGACCTGCCGGGGGCTGATGTGGTGTCGCTGGGCAAGTTCTGCGGTGTTGTCGCCTGTGGTGAGGTGGTCGCGCCAGGTGGTGCTCCAGCTGGTGCGGGCGCGGGCGGTCTTGGGCAGCCGCAGTGGGTGGGCGGGCTGGTCCGGCGATGGGGCGGTGCGCGGTTCTGATGTCGGGTCGGGTGGGTCGAGCAGGGGGGTGAGCAGTTTGATGGCGGTGGCGAAGGCGGCGGCGGGCCAGGCGGCGATGGTACGGGCGATGGGGTCGGGTGGCGCGGCGGCGATGTTGGCCGCGATCGAGGCGAGAGTGCCGGCGATCAACGCCGCCCAGGCGAGCCTGATGCCGGCCCGGCTGTGGTGTCGCGGGGCGAGCACGGCGAGGGTGGCGACGACTTCGATGCCGTCGATGGTGAGGGGGATGGCGAGGGCGGTCCATCCGGTTTCGGCATGGGTTTGAGCGAGGTGGCGAATGTGGTCGTAGGAGATGGCGGCGGCCAGGAGGCCGAGCACGGCGACTGTGGCTTGAGCGAGGCGTTGCCGGCGTCTCATCGGCCGCCCCAGTCATTTCCGCTGTTGTGGTTGTGGTTGTCGGGTCGAGGGGCCCAGCGGCCGGTGGGACGGGGGTCGGCCGTGAGGCTGATGGGTGCGGTGGGCAGTGGCGGCCAGGCGGGGGCCAGGCGCAGGTCATTGGGGGCGGTCGGGATGTAGTCGGCAGGTTGGCGGGGGTGGCCGGCGAGTCGGCCGAGGTCTGCGAGGGTGTGGCGGCGGGGCTGGTTGTCAGGGTTGGTTGGCAAGGGCAGCCAGCAGCAGCCGGCCGGGTGGGCCTCGGCCGGGTAGGCGGCGGTGGCGATCAGTGGCAGATTCTTGCCGTGCGCGGCGTGGGTGAGCGCGTGGCGGGCGTGCGTTTCGCGTCCGGAGCTGGCGAACACGAACAGGGCGCAGGGCGTGGGCGGTCCTGGCGCTCCGGTGGCGCCGTTGGCCAGGCGTTGGTATTGGGTGAGTTTCTTGGTCAGCTGGGCGAGGTGTTCGGTGCCGGTGTCGTATTCGAGGAAGAAGTCGACCAGCTGCTGGTCCTTGACCCAGGTTCCGAAGCCGTCGGGCGCGAGGTTGATCAGCGACAGCCACTTCTCGCACCAGTGACCGGGAGCCCACGTCGGTAGAAAGGTGTCGGGGTGATGGCGGGCGGTGGCGGCCAGGGTGGTGAAGAAGCTGTTAGTGCCGGTCAGGTGGGGCAGGCGTTGGCTGGTGGCCCAGGCGAGGCGTTTGTCGACGCGGTGCCGGCGGTGGTCGCGGTCGGGGATGTCGTGCTCGAGCAGGAACGCTCCGCCGGTGTCCAGCACGTAGTGGCCGGGGTGGGAGCCGGTGTCTCGGCGGGGCCGGAACCGGGCCAGGACGCGCAGGGAGGTGAGGGTGTGGAGGCGGGTGCGAGCGGTGGCTTCGGACCCGAAGCACAGCTGCGTGATCTGTCGGGTGGTCAGGACGCGGTGGGCGTCGACCAGCCCGGCGATCAGGCGATCGCGGGTGCCGGCGCGGGCGGTGATGTCCAGGAGCCGGTCGTGCGTGAGCGGCCGTGTTTTTCGTTGAGGGGAAGTCATAGTTGAGTCCGGGTCCCTTCTGGGTCGGTGGAGACGGCGGCTGTGCTGGGGGTTTGCGGCTGGCGACCCCGAGCGGTCAAAGCGCTTGCGGGACCGCGGGATGGCCTGCTCGCTGGACCGCTTGCTGTACTGGTCGCGAGGGTTGGCGCTGCTACCGGTGCGGGGCACTGCGTGGCGCTGTGGTGGCGGGGCATGGTGGTCTCCTGTCACAGGGTTCGGCCTCGACGGGCCGTGGGAAAGTCGGGTTTCGGGCGCAAGTCGGCGCGTTGCGGGTGTCTGCTGTGGCGGTGATGCCGCAGCGGGGGCCGCGGGTGGCGTGGCTTGCCGCCGCGTCCCGGCGGAGGGGCGGGTCTGTTCCGCGGAACGATCCGGAACGGTTCCGGCTGCCGCACAGCGGGGGTGGATCGTTCCGGAGTGGGTCGGCGTGTGGTCCGGGTACGCCGCCGTTCCGTCGGCCGATGATGCGGCACGAGGCGACGGTCGGCCACCCGGCGTAAGACCCGCTGCCTTCTATTGCCAGCGGGAGGACCAGATCGGGCAGGCGTCGGGCTGGATTCACCCGCACGCGCCGATCGATCCCTCCGAACGGGCGACGAGCTCCCGCTTTCAGACCGGCCCGGCATCACCGCCGTGCAGCAGGAGGCCCAGGCTCGAACGGCGCTGGCGCGCGCTGCAGTCGAGATCGGGATGCCGTGCGCCTGCCGCGAAATCAGTGCTTGGCGCCGTCGGATGCGCTGGGGCAAGCGCGGTGGCACCATCGGGCGGATGCTGCGAAAGATCGACTGTGTGATGCTGCGGGTGCCGGATCTCGATGCTGCCGTCGGGTACCACGGGCGGGTGTTCGGGCTTGGGCAGTTGTGGCGTGATGAGGTGTCGGTGGGTATGGGTATGCCGGAGACCGACGCGGAGATCGTGCTGCACACCCTGGACCTGCCGCCCGGCCAGGGCGTGCACTACCTGGTCGACGATGTGCCGACCACCGTCGAACAGTGCCGCAGCCAGGGCTGTGTCGTGCGCCGCGAGCCGTTCGCGATCGCGAACGACTGGTGCGCGGTGCTGGAGGACCCGTTTGGTAACGCCATCTCGATCCTGGACACCAGCACAGGGCTCCGCACGTAGCAGTGGATCGTTCCGCACCGGTCCGGAACGTCCCGCGCATGTTCCACGCGATCTGCCCGCGGCATGGCCCAGCTCTCGCGATCGCAGAGGCGCTGGGCGTCTCGTGGCTCCCGAGCCGGGCTGCCCGAGACGACGATCGCGTTGCCCAGATGGTGTCAAGACCTTGTCATCTCTGCGGCTACCACGCGGATGCTCATCCTGGCAGGGGCGGGACTGGACGCCGCACCACCGGGACATGATCTGCGACAGCCTGGTGTGGCGCGGTGGGCGCCCGGGCTCCGCTCACATAGCTGGCTGGTCTTCTTGCGGTGGGTCATGGCGGCTACTGGCGTTGGGCGCGGGGGATGGTGGCTGCGGTGGCGTTGGCGGCGTCTTTGGCGAGTTGGGGGAGCACGCTGCTGTAGGTGTCGGCGGTCAGGGTGATGGTGGAGTGGCGCAGCATGGCCTGCACGACCTTGAGGTCGACCCCCGCGGCGAGGGCGAGGGTCGCGGCGCCGTGGCGCAGGTCGTGCAGCCGGATCGGTGGTAGCCCGGCTGGGGGGATGAGGCGTTGGAAGTGTGCGGTGACCCGGCCGGGTTGGAGTGGTTGGCCGTCGGGGTCGGTGAACAGCAGTCCGTGGGTGGGCCACGGCTCGCGGGCGGCGAGGCGTCGTTTGGCTTGGGCCGTGCGGTGGTGGCGCAGGACGGTGATGGTGTCGTCGTCGAGGGCGATGGTGGAGTCCGACGATTCGGTCTTCGTACGTGCCAGTGTCGGGGTCCTGTGTTCACCCAGCAGTTGCCAGCGGATGGTGATCTCGCCGGCAGTCAGGTCGAGGTCGTCGTCGTGCAGGCCGCAAGCCTCGCCGCGGCGGAGCCCGCGGTAGGCGACCAGATGAAACAGCGGGTAGAGCGGGTCGTCGAGGATCGCGTCCAGGAACCGGCCGGTTTGTTCGGCGGTCCACACCATCACCGGCCCCGGGACCGTTCCATCCGCCGCCCAGCGCCGGACTCGTTCGGGCGTCCAGACGAGTGGACGCGGCCGGCGCGGGGAAGGTAGTTCGATGTGGGTGGCGGGGTTCGCGGCGATCAGATCTTCACGGATCGCGGCGTTGAGCGCGGCGCGCAGGGTGGCGCGGATGCGGTGCAGGGTGGTGGCGCCGGTGACCTTCTCCCCGCGCAGTGCGAGCGCGGCTTCCTTGTCGCCGGATTCTCGGATGGCCTGGACGTAGTCGGCGCGTTCGATGATTGCTTCGATCATTGCGGCGATGTGCTGCCGGCGCAGCCGGTCGAGCCGCAGCTGCCCGAGGTGCGGGATCAGATGCCGGCGGATGTGCTCGGCGTACTTGCTGCGGGTCGAGTCGGCCAGGTTGCGCTTGCCGGCGAGCCATTGGTCGAGCCATTCGGCGACGGTCGGCTGCCCGATCAACCGCGTCCCGGTCTGGAGGGCGCGGCGGACGGTGTCGATGTCGGGGAGCCGGCCGTCGGTGGAGATGGTGTGTTCGATCAGGTCGCCGAGGCCGACCTGGCTGGTGGTGTCGCTGCGGTCCGGGATCGCCAGCAGCGTCTTGAGCTGCAACAGATCGGCCGTCGCGTCGTCCTGGGTCAGGTAGCCGGCGTGGCGCAGCGTGCGGCGTGTGCCGTCGGCGCGGCGGGGCAGGTCGCATTGGATGTGCCAGGCGCCGTGTCGTGGGTTCCAGGATCCGTTGGCCCGCTTGAGCTGCGGGCAGCGCCGGCCGAGGAGACGGCCGGTGTCCTGGTCGCGGCAGTTGCAGCGTTTGTAGACCGAACCCTTCACCAGCCAGTACCCCTTCCCGATGCACGCCCCGACTGTCCGCAGCCAGCGGCATGCGTCGTGACGCCGGTGGTGGGGGACGGTGGGAGCAATGACCGCTCGACTCGCCGGCGAAGTCAAGTCGAACGCGTGATCGGCGGGCAGCGACGGCCGCGAAGCAACGTACGGCGGCGTGGACATCGCGACCAGGTGACCGTGGCGTGGCCGGCGGAGCTGGCGCGCGATCGCCGTGCCGGGAGGCTCTCTCGAACGCCTGGAGAACCGGCGTGACTCGAGCGCGGCGGCCGGCGTGCCGGACGGGGATCGGGAAGGCACCGGTGCAGGCGAGGCGGCGGGCGTCGTCCACGTCCCACACGCGAGCCGCGCTGCGCGCGTGGGTGGCTGTGCCGACACGGAGGACCGGGCCGAGAGGCCACGACGGTATCGAGGCCGGCTCCGATGAGGAGGCGGTTGTTGGCCCATTCAGTGATTGGCCGGTGGGTGGGCTCGACGACGGGTATACGGGTGCGCTGTCGGTGGTGGTCATACGCTCTATTGCCACCGGGCCCCGCCGAATGGGACAGCCATGTTGTCCAGCTCACACGAGGATCACCCGGTCGCAGGAGACGTATCAGAGTGCACCGCCGCCTACCGATGTGGAGCGGCGAGCACCTGACCCGGGGGCTCGTGGCCGGCTCTCGCCGTCCATCGCGGCGTGTGGTGGCACATGGCCGCGATCGCACGGTCGCTGTCGGCAGACGACAAAGCTGGAAGCAGGCGTTGGGTCCAAACGGGATACGTGATGCG
This genomic interval carries:
- a CDS encoding type IV toxin-antitoxin system AbiEi family antitoxin domain-containing protein; this translates as MSVSTLAPAFTLDDARAAGLRKDQVYALLTAGRIERLGRSVYVRTGTIDPAFAALAAATALRNAATLCLTSALAHHDLTDQIPFGTDIALPRGQRHPAGFEYVTWHSFDAATFTIGRETFDAADGLQLAAYSAERTIVDSFRLAHHEGPDLAYTALRRWLQRRGSSPASLLQVAASFPKALPRIRQALEALL
- a CDS encoding replication-relaxation family protein; the encoded protein is MTSPQRKTRPLTHDRLLDITARAGTRDRLIAGLVDAHRVLTTRQITQLCFGSEATARTRLHTLTSLRVLARFRPRRDTGSHPGHYVLDTGGAFLLEHDIPDRDHRRHRVDKRLAWATSQRLPHLTGTNSFFTTLAATARHHPDTFLPTWAPGHWCEKWLSLINLAPDGFGTWVKDQQLVDFFLEYDTGTEHLAQLTKKLTQYQRLANGATGAPGPPTPCALFVFASSGRETHARHALTHAAHGKNLPLIATAAYPAEAHPAGCCWLPLPTNPDNQPRRHTLADLGRLAGHPRQPADYIPTAPNDLRLAPAWPPLPTAPISLTADPRPTGRWAPRPDNHNHNSGNDWGGR
- a CDS encoding DUF2637 domain-containing protein is translated as MLGLLAAAISYDHIRHLAQTHAETGWTALAIPLTIDGIEVVATLAVLAPRHHSRAGIRLAWAALIAGTLASIAANIAAAPPDPIARTIAAWPAAAFATAIKLLTPLLDPPDPTSEPRTAPSPDQPAHPLRLPKTARARTSWSTTWRDHLTTGDNTAELAQRHHISPRQVRAVLAAGRAGKLDPSPTDSAEPSAKRAELTCPSDE
- a CDS encoding VOC family protein translates to MQQEAQARTALARAAVEIGMPCACREISAWRRRMRWGKRGGTIGRMLRKIDCVMLRVPDLDAAVGYHGRVFGLGQLWRDEVSVGMGMPETDAEIVLHTLDLPPGQGVHYLVDDVPTTVEQCRSQGCVVRREPFAIANDWCAVLEDPFGNAISILDTSTGLRT
- a CDS encoding site-specific integrase, whose amino-acid sequence is MGQQPPPHRSRPRYRRGLSARSSVSAQPPTRAARLACGTWTTPAASPAPVPSRSPSGTPAAALESRRFSRRSREPPGTAIARQLRRPRHGHLVAMSTPPYVASRPSLPADHAFDLTSPASRAVIAPTVPHHRRHDACRWLRTVGACIGKGYWLVKGSVYKRCNCRDQDTGRLLGRRCPQLKRANGSWNPRHGAWHIQCDLPRRADGTRRTLRHAGYLTQDDATADLLQLKTLLAIPDRSDTTSQVGLGDLIEHTISTDGRLPDIDTVRRALQTGTRLIGQPTVAEWLDQWLAGKRNLADSTRSKYAEHIRRHLIPHLGQLRLDRLRRQHIAAMIEAIIERADYVQAIRESGDKEAALALRGEKVTGATTLHRIRATLRAALNAAIREDLIAANPATHIELPSPRRPRPLVWTPERVRRWAADGTVPGPVMVWTAEQTGRFLDAILDDPLYPLFHLVAYRGLRRGEACGLHDDDLDLTAGEITIRWQLLGEHRTPTLARTKTESSDSTIALDDDTITVLRHHRTAQAKRRLAAREPWPTHGLLFTDPDGQPLQPGRVTAHFQRLIPPAGLPPIRLHDLRHGAATLALAAGVDLKVVQAMLRHSTITLTADTYSSVLPQLAKDAANATAATIPRAQRQ